A window from Falco naumanni isolate bFalNau1 chromosome 3, bFalNau1.pat, whole genome shotgun sequence encodes these proteins:
- the LOC121084963 gene encoding transthyretin-like — protein sequence MALHSVFLVFLAGLAFFSEAAPPDSADSKHPLFIKILDSVRGSPAPNVPVKLYKEAADGSRELLSSKQTNDNGELHELTTKEQFVTGIYKIELDTASYWKRLGLNPFHHHADVVFTANDAGYRHYSIAFVLSPFSYSTTAVVSEPME from the exons ATGGCGcttcattctgtatttcttgttttcttagcTGGCCTGGCATTTTTCTCCGAAGCTGCACCACCG GACTCTGCTGACTCCAAGCATcctctttttataaaaattctGGATTCAGTCCGAGGAAGTCCAGCTCCAAATGTTCCAGTTAAGTTATATAAAGAAGCTGCAGATGGATCTCGGGAACTATTAAGTTCAAA ACAAACCAATGACAACGGAGAACTCCATGAGCTCACAACTAAAGAACAATTTGTAACAGGAATATACAAGATTGAGCTTGACACAGCCTCGTATTGGAAGAGACTGGGCTTGAATCCCTTCCACCACCATGCTGAT gtgGTGTTTACAGCTAATGACGCTGGTTATCGACATTACTCCATTGCTTTTGTCCTCAGTCCCTTTTCTTACTCAACTACAGCAGTAGTCAGTGAGCCAATGGAATAG